The stretch of DNA tcacttttcgTGTTTTTTTAGCTTTCGGCCGCTGTCCAATCCGGCTTCAGGAACTCCGGCATCACTTTGGGCAAGACGGGGAAGATCATGATGGTACGGTACAATTCTAAAAACCAGCCATTTGATGCATGTCCTGAcctaaatgagattttttttctgtcataggCAGTCCGCTGTACCCATGGTCTGGAAGTTCCACTGAGTAAACAAGGAAGTGTCTTGGTTTCACAAGAATATATccaatttttaattgaaatcgCTAATGAAAAGATGGAGGAAAACCTGAGACGAATTGAAAGGTCAGTATTGTGCTTCATCACTTTGTCTAGAATGGATGGCCCATTCTGGtcatgatgtcacaaccagaattgaccACCATTTTTcctaaagcaaaaataaattgagTCCCAAATGAGTTTTCTACACATAAAATTCaattagcaaagtcattatTTAGTAAGTTGCCATTTCATAGCACCTTTGAAACGTCTTTTCCAGGTTTTACCAGCGTATCCAGACCACCGGGATGACAAACAGACGAGCGGACAGAGAAGAGGGGCTTACGACCGAGGAGCATCGGTCACTAACGCCCGggcagaagaaaaacaaacctaGCCGTCAAAGCGACTATTGCCAGAGTGGAATGGAGATGGAGGAAGATCTGCATCTATCGCAATGGCTCAACGTTGCTCTTTGAGTCCGAGTCTCTCGGCATATCtgtgaacatttatttattaacaatgacaaaaagttcacattcttttttaattta from Stigmatopora nigra isolate UIUO_SnigA chromosome 9, RoL_Snig_1.1, whole genome shotgun sequence encodes:
- the tyw3 gene encoding tRNA wybutosine-synthesizing protein 3 homolog, with product MEKNFDQGKKRCLSKADLSKKASVDEDIVHLVSLLNSHKDYFTTSSCSGRITVMDAAPERCIVPKKDLSWLFVSHRKCKFEDVTAALDKSCGNAVLKFEPFVLHVRCRRLDDAQFLLSAAVQSGFRNSGITLGKTGKIMMAVRCTHGLEVPLSKQGSVLVSQEYIQFLIEIANEKMEENLRRIERFYQRIQTTGMTNRRADREEGLTTEEHRSLTPGQKKNKPSRQSDYCQSGMEMEEDLHLSQWLNVAL